In Providencia alcalifaciens, the sequence AATAAAATTTTAGGGGATGATGGATACCTAAAACCGTCTATTGCCCGCGCCCTCGCCCGTGGCGTGATCCTCGATGTGGGTCACGGCGGTGAAAGCTTTAGCTTTAAAGTCGCAGAGCAAGCCATGCGAATTGGCACCTATCCAGACATTATCAGCTCAGACATCTATCACCGTAACCGTGTGAATGGTCCCGTTTATAGCCTCGCCTTTGTAATGACGAAATTCCTGTGTATGGGCTTTAGCGCCGAACAAATTTTGCGCTGTGTCACTGAGAAAGCCGCAGATTTACTGTCGCTTCCCGCTAAAGGTTATTTAAGACCGGGCTTTGATGCTGACATTACGTTATTTGACCTCAAAGAAGAGACCACCGAGCTGACGGATGCCGACGGCGAGCATCGCATCGGTACCCATCGTTTTGTTCCTGTTGCTGCCATCGTTGGTGGAAAGCACATTATTCCTGCACAAGGCGAATCTGAACATGCAATCAATCTATGAAAAATATCAGTTAAAACACGTGATTAATGCCTCCGGTCGTATGACCATTTTAGGCGTTTCAACCCCAACACCTGAAGTGGTCGAGCGCGTAACATATGGGCTGAACCATTATTTTGAAATTAAAGACTTGGTGAACAAAACCGGGGAGTACATCGCTCAACTGCTCAATGTTGACGCTGCGGTTGTGGTTTCCTGCGCCTCAGCAGGTATTGCTCAAGCGGTAGCAGCGGTGATTGTGCAAGATGATGAGGATTTGCTGCTTAACTTGCATTCCTCCAGCAAATCCGTTCCTCGTGAAATTATTTTACCCAAAGGGCATAACGTGAACTTTGGCGCTCCCGTGGACACCATGGTCACGTTAGGTGGCGGAAAAGTGGTTGAAGCGGGTTTTGCGAATGAATGTAGCGCCGCGCAGCTAGCGGCTAAAATCTCCCCACAAACCGCGGCCATTTTGTATATCAAATCCCACCATACCGTACAAAAGAGCATGTTAACTGTGGCGGAAGCCGCCCAAGTCGCTCATGCCCACCAGCTTCCCTTGATAGTGGATGCAGCAGCAGAAGAAGATTTAACTGCCTATTACCAAGCGGGTGGCGACCTTGTGATTTACAGTGGAGCCAAAGCGATTGAAGGGCCGACCAGCGGCTTGGTTGTCGGTAAAAAACAGTATGTTGAATGGGTAAAACGCCAATCTCAAGGCATTGGCCGTGCGATGAAAGTCGGTAAAGAAGGCATTTTAGGTTTAACACTGGCTATCGAACAGTACCTTACCGCCACCAAAGAAACCGGGGCACAGATGGTCAGCCGTATGGAGAAATTCCTTAAAGATTTAAATGCGATAGCCGGTATTTCAGCCCGTATTGTTTGGGATGCCGCTGGGCGTGATATCGCCAGAGCTGAGATCAGTTTCGATGAAAAAGCGATTGGCAAAACCACCTACCAAATAATGGATGAGCTGAAACAAGGCAATACCGCGATTTATTTTCGTGAGTACAAAGCCAATGAAGGAAAGGTTGAAGCTGATATTCGCAGCGTCAGCACCGAGCAACTTGACGTCATTTCGCAGCAAATTCGTACATTAGTAGAAGGAATTTAACATGAAGTTGTCACCAAATTTTTATCATGATCGTGTGTGTCTGAACGTCCTAGCTGGGAGCCATCAAAACGCAAAAGAGATTTATGCCGCGGCGGAGAGTTTTGTGGTGGTTGGGGTGTTATCCAAAAATTATCCTGATCTTGAAAGTGCCATTGCGGATATGAAGGTGTACGCCAAAGAAGTGGATAATGCGTTGTCTGTGGGTTTAGGTGCTGGCGACCCTAAGCAGTCCACCATGGTGTCTCTGATTTCGAAAGAAGTTCAACCACAGCATGTGAATCAAGTATTCACGGGTGCACCGATTAGCCGCGCGCTACTGGGTCAGAATGAAACGTTTGTGAATGCGTTAATTTCCCCAACAGGCACCGTGGGTATGGTGAAAATTTCAACGGGTCCATTAAGCGCTCAAGCACCCGATGGTATCGTGCCGATTGAAACCGCCATTATGATGCTCAAAGATATGGGCGCAGATTCTGTGAAGTTCTTTAATATGCAGGGTTTGAAGTACATTGAAGAATATAAAGCTATCGCAGAAGCTTGCGCGAAGTTTGATTTTTCTTTAGAGCCAACAGGCGGTATTGATTTAGAAAATTTCGCCGAGATTTTGCAAATCGCCCTCGACGCTGGCGTGAAGAAAATCATCCCACATATTTACAGTTCTATTATCGATAAAGCCACTGGAAATACCCGTCCAGAAGATGTCCGTCAGTTGCTAAACATGGTTAAAAAAGCGGTAAATTGATGTGGCAATAAGCTGCACATAAGAAAATAAATATTTGCGAGACGTAAAAGTACTTACCACCATAACCATGACAAAGCAGCCAATGCCCCACTCACTTTTCGTGCCGTGGGGCATTTTACTTTTTATTTTTATTCTCTATTTTTTACTCTTCATTTTGAATCAATGACCTATTTCTCTGGCATTCGGTATGATGTGAAACCAATAGTTATCAGGCACTGGGCTATCCCAAACGCCTAGGTAAGCCGCAACCGCGATAGTGGCGAATAAAATACCTAGGGTCAAAATGGCCATCACCATTCCCGATAAAGGGATTTGGCGTTTTTTAGTCGGCGCTTGTAATGAGAAAGCCAATGTCGACGCCACTGGACAAGATTCAACACACGTCATGCATCCCGTACATTCTACCGTTCTGACGTTGATTAATTGATCAACTGGAATGCGTGACGGGCAATTTTTAGCGCATTTTCCGCAATCTATGCAGCTTTCGACATTACGGCGAATTTTAACTGGCGAGAATAGAGAGAATATCCCAAGTAATGCGCCATAAGGGCAGAGATAACGACACCACGCGTTACGAATAAACAGGCTAGCGACGACAAGAACAGACACTGTGATGAGTGAGGCGCTACTAATATAACGAAAGAAATCCAACATTTTGACATCGATGATGATCCCATAAGGCGACATCATAAAGTATTGGATCATTTGCGCAGGCATGGAGAGCGAGATATAGAGGAAGAAGGCCAATAGTAGGTATTTTAATCCTCTTAAGGGGATATCGAGCCATTTAGGTACGTTGATTTGAAAACGAAACAGTTTCTGCCCTATTTTCCCGATGTATTCCGATATTGTGCCTATCGGGCACAGCCATGAGCAAAAGGATTTTTTCAGTAATAAACTGATGATAATAAAGGAAGCCAAGAGAAACATTGCTGCCGCATGGATGGGAGGCAGTCCCCCTGTTTCAATGGTGTATTTTAAGTTCATTAACCCCGCAATAGGCAGCCAGCCTTCGATACCTCCCGGACGCGGAAGATAGAGTGTCGCACCACCCGTTTCGTAATAGCGCACCCAGTAATAGAAGGTAATGCCAATATAAATGTTGATCGCCAAAAGCGTGATTTGCACGACTTTCCGCCATGTCGAGGCGTTGCGCCAATCATTCCAAGGGAGTTTTCCACCAACTGTGCCAGGACGACGAGGGCATCGTACTGAGGGTTTCTTTGCCATGTCCGCCTATCTCTTTAACATGCATTTTAAATACCACTATTGTATTCAAATATTCAAAATGCATATTGATTTGCATCACTGCCTTGCGATGTTGGCGGCATATTGATAGGAAGATAAGTAAATAGAAGATAGTAAATGGAAGTTAGCAAGCTCAGATTTTTTCTAAATAATTCGAGGTGTGCCAAGGCGGCAAAATGAGGAAATCCCTAGGAGCATACACAAGTATGTGACTAGGGTTGACGAGTGAAGCCAACGCAGTCACATGAAGTATGACGAAAAAAAACAGCTCTAAATAGTTCGGCTTGTAGGCAGGCGGCAAACGAGGATATCCCTAGGAGCATACATAAGTATGTGACTAGGGTAGCTGAGAGTAGCCAACACCCCTACAGGCCGAAATATGACGAGTAATAAAAAAGGCCTATAGCGAACGCTATAGACCTTTTCTATTTATCTGTGGAGTTGGTCGGTAAGCCGGGTTCTGTCGTGGACAACCATTCATCTAGGCCAGCACTTGCGCACTGGCTCCAGCAACCTACCCGAGTTCAATGCGGGCCGCACCATATGAACCCCTATTTGGTCTTGCTCCGGGTGGAGTTTACCATGCCACGAACTGTTGCCAGTCGCGCGGTGCGCTCTTACCGCACCCTTTCACCCTTACCTGATCCTGTAAACAGGCCATCGGCGGTTTGCTCTCTGTTGCACTTGTCGTAGGCTCGCGCCTCCCAGACGTTATCTGGCACCCTGCCCTATGGAGCCCGGACTTTCCTCCCCTCTACCCGTCTCCCGAAGGGACTACGATAAAGCAGCGGTTGTCTGACCAACTCCGCGGCGAATTATAGGCACTTTACGCAAGCTTGTACAGACTCAATGGCAGGCAAATTACGTCAAAACCTACACTTGGATAAAAATCACTCACCGTCTTGTTGATCTAGCATTAATTTATATAACTGGTTTTTCTTCAGACCATAAATTTCTGCGGTAATCGCTGCTGCTTTTTTCGGTGGCAACTCTTTTTGCAGTAGACCCAACGTACGAATAACATCTGGCGTAATCGCCGATTCATCGGTTTGTGGCTTATACCCTTCCACAATGAGTACCATTTCACCGCGATGACGGTTTTCATCTTCTTTTACCCATTCGAGTAATTCACCAACTGGGCGCCCTTCAATCGATTCCCAGGTTTTGGTCAATTCACGGGC encodes:
- a CDS encoding DgaE family pyridoxal phosphate-dependent ammonia lyase — translated: MQSIYEKYQLKHVINASGRMTILGVSTPTPEVVERVTYGLNHYFEIKDLVNKTGEYIAQLLNVDAAVVVSCASAGIAQAVAAVIVQDDEDLLLNLHSSSKSVPREIILPKGHNVNFGAPVDTMVTLGGGKVVEAGFANECSAAQLAAKISPQTAAILYIKSHHTVQKSMLTVAEAAQVAHAHQLPLIVDAAAEEDLTAYYQAGGDLVIYSGAKAIEGPTSGLVVGKKQYVEWVKRQSQGIGRAMKVGKEGILGLTLAIEQYLTATKETGAQMVSRMEKFLKDLNAIAGISARIVWDAAGRDIARAEISFDEKAIGKTTYQIMDELKQGNTAIYFREYKANEGKVEADIRSVSTEQLDVISQQIRTLVEGI
- a CDS encoding 4Fe-4S binding protein — protein: MAKKPSVRCPRRPGTVGGKLPWNDWRNASTWRKVVQITLLAINIYIGITFYYWVRYYETGGATLYLPRPGGIEGWLPIAGLMNLKYTIETGGLPPIHAAAMFLLASFIIISLLLKKSFCSWLCPIGTISEYIGKIGQKLFRFQINVPKWLDIPLRGLKYLLLAFFLYISLSMPAQMIQYFMMSPYGIIIDVKMLDFFRYISSASLITVSVLVVASLFIRNAWCRYLCPYGALLGIFSLFSPVKIRRNVESCIDCGKCAKNCPSRIPVDQLINVRTVECTGCMTCVESCPVASTLAFSLQAPTKKRQIPLSGMVMAILTLGILFATIAVAAYLGVWDSPVPDNYWFHIIPNAREIGH
- the dagF gene encoding 2-dehydro-3-deoxy-phosphogluconate aldolase, whose protein sequence is MKLSPNFYHDRVCLNVLAGSHQNAKEIYAAAESFVVVGVLSKNYPDLESAIADMKVYAKEVDNALSVGLGAGDPKQSTMVSLISKEVQPQHVNQVFTGAPISRALLGQNETFVNALISPTGTVGMVKISTGPLSAQAPDGIVPIETAIMMLKDMGADSVKFFNMQGLKYIEEYKAIAEACAKFDFSLEPTGGIDLENFAEILQIALDAGVKKIIPHIYSSIIDKATGNTRPEDVRQLLNMVKKAVN